A genomic window from Sphingobacterium spiritivorum includes:
- a CDS encoding SusC/RagA family TonB-linked outer membrane protein, with protein MMKRFYCFLILVFPVSFLQAADFPEGYTANTNRYLLQDTVSTDTLLLQRLNPTAVKLGTADSVHIQTVSTFPFHSVAQYLKGEVAGVYVQENTAEPGTNRNIVLRGLAAPLFSNKDINASQPTIFVNGVPLTQENNFSYGIQKYDYNRLGPGTDFASIFNINAIESIEVIKDPAKLAALGPLAANGAIWITTKGGKSGPSEISLNSYYGMNTRKSVTPVNAQYENMFRQQFYSKYGTEQDRLTYPSYLGDSTNVNYYGPSNWSEEYYKNQPLYSIDLSLRGGSDRANFNFLGGHTSNTSSADAANFKRYNATFNVNMAPAEWFNFTAYVNASRVERKRNRSLRDRISETGYLPDLSIPMSPNRDVYARYLKEFDKNVDGNVMNAVQAFISADFSILSNLRYTTKFSIDYNEGLRDVFYASSLMDDNNYVSNYNGYNQRYKFDHALNYKLGKDTDHQLDLTAGMEYMEDLYRFTYTKTYDGPNDFIKLNLKESTLPTYRYTNREDLRVYSFYGNAKYKYKNLLDLNAVLRYDGSSTVQKDNRWLFTPAVSAKWNVKNQFFTTNDGINELSIKAGWGRIGKLLTISRFATGPQYATDLNWSTEAGLVSYNGFAAISRPYTLGWVGYDVAWPYTDHFNIDLEGSFFSNRLSAGISLYNKDDKNQIASIPVPAEYGYTGRYMNGLNVNNKGVDVALGLNLLTNPDKLQWSSSFNFNINKNTLKALPNNLQTLIVGDRKLEVGKSVDQFWIYQNAGIYNAESEIPVNPNTGRKIMFQGVEMNAGDAKWIDQNGDYDVNEDDKILAGNAMPKFVGGWSNQFRYKNFDLGFQWYFALGHKALNQRVSNRYDFINNESNNTINSVKEIFHWQQDFDITKYPIYNPWSSSVPYRVDQDLFLENASFLKLRSVSVGYEIAGLKEKVKRLRKAYVYVTGTNLLTITKFTGVDPELIDFNGYYSGYGLPLSPTFTLGFKLDL; from the coding sequence ATGATGAAAAGATTCTATTGCTTTTTAATCTTAGTTTTTCCTGTATCTTTCCTGCAAGCAGCCGATTTTCCGGAAGGATATACTGCAAATACTAACCGATATCTTTTACAGGATACCGTGAGTACCGATACGCTCCTTCTTCAGCGGCTTAATCCTACAGCTGTCAAATTGGGGACTGCTGATTCGGTACATATTCAGACGGTTTCTACATTTCCTTTCCACAGTGTAGCTCAATATCTCAAAGGGGAAGTAGCGGGTGTGTACGTTCAGGAAAATACCGCTGAACCTGGGACAAACAGAAATATTGTCTTACGCGGATTGGCAGCACCGTTATTCTCCAATAAGGATATCAACGCTTCCCAACCCACTATTTTTGTCAATGGCGTGCCGCTGACTCAGGAAAATAACTTTTCGTATGGTATTCAGAAATACGATTACAACAGACTTGGGCCGGGAACAGATTTCGCAAGTATCTTTAATATCAATGCGATAGAATCTATCGAAGTCATTAAAGATCCGGCCAAATTAGCTGCATTGGGACCATTGGCTGCAAATGGTGCTATCTGGATCACAACTAAAGGGGGTAAATCAGGACCGAGTGAAATCAGTCTTAATTCTTACTACGGAATGAATACCCGAAAATCTGTCACTCCGGTCAATGCACAATATGAGAATATGTTCAGACAGCAGTTTTACTCCAAATATGGAACAGAACAAGACCGGCTCACGTACCCTTCTTATCTGGGAGATTCCACAAATGTAAATTACTATGGTCCGTCAAACTGGTCCGAAGAATATTATAAAAATCAGCCTTTATATTCTATTGACTTATCTTTAAGAGGAGGTTCAGACAGAGCCAATTTTAACTTTCTGGGCGGTCATACCAGTAATACTTCCAGTGCAGATGCTGCTAATTTCAAGCGTTATAATGCGACTTTCAATGTCAATATGGCACCGGCTGAATGGTTTAATTTTACAGCATATGTCAATGCTTCCAGAGTGGAGCGTAAGCGTAACCGTTCTTTAAGGGACAGAATTTCGGAGACGGGATATTTGCCTGATCTGAGTATCCCGATGTCACCCAATCGTGATGTATATGCACGTTACCTGAAGGAATTTGACAAAAACGTGGATGGTAATGTCATGAATGCTGTGCAGGCTTTTATATCGGCAGATTTCTCCATACTAAGCAATCTTCGTTATACTACTAAATTCTCAATCGACTATAACGAGGGATTAAGAGATGTGTTTTATGCATCTTCCCTGATGGATGACAACAACTATGTCTCCAATTACAACGGTTATAACCAGCGGTACAAATTTGATCATGCTCTAAATTACAAACTTGGAAAAGATACTGATCATCAGTTAGATCTGACTGCAGGGATGGAATATATGGAAGACCTGTACCGGTTTACATACACCAAAACGTATGATGGGCCTAATGATTTCATCAAGTTAAACCTTAAAGAATCTACTCTTCCTACTTACAGATATACGAATCGTGAGGACCTGAGAGTGTATTCCTTTTATGGAAATGCAAAATATAAGTATAAAAATCTTTTGGATCTGAATGCTGTATTGCGCTATGATGGTTCATCTACAGTCCAGAAGGACAACAGATGGCTGTTCACGCCGGCAGTGAGTGCAAAATGGAATGTGAAAAATCAGTTCTTCACTACGAATGACGGGATTAATGAACTTTCGATCAAAGCCGGATGGGGAAGAATCGGAAAATTACTGACCATCAGTCGCTTTGCAACAGGACCTCAGTATGCAACCGATCTTAACTGGAGTACAGAAGCCGGACTGGTTTCATATAATGGCTTCGCAGCTATCTCAAGACCATATACATTAGGCTGGGTAGGCTATGATGTAGCATGGCCATATACAGATCATTTTAATATCGATCTGGAAGGTTCATTCTTTTCAAACCGGTTATCTGCGGGAATCTCGTTATACAATAAAGATGACAAAAATCAGATCGCATCCATTCCTGTCCCGGCTGAATACGGATATACAGGTCGTTATATGAATGGTCTGAATGTCAATAATAAAGGGGTGGATGTTGCTTTGGGATTAAATCTGCTGACCAACCCGGACAAACTGCAATGGTCAAGTTCATTTAATTTTAATATCAACAAAAATACCCTCAAAGCCCTTCCTAATAATCTGCAGACATTAATTGTAGGTGATCGCAAGCTTGAAGTAGGAAAATCTGTTGATCAATTCTGGATATATCAGAATGCAGGTATTTACAATGCAGAAAGCGAAATCCCGGTTAATCCGAATACAGGACGTAAAATAATGTTTCAGGGCGTCGAAATGAATGCGGGTGATGCCAAATGGATAGATCAGAACGGAGACTATGATGTAAATGAAGATGACAAAATATTGGCAGGAAATGCAATGCCTAAGTTTGTCGGAGGATGGAGTAACCAGTTCAGGTACAAAAACTTTGATCTGGGTTTTCAATGGTATTTCGCATTAGGACATAAAGCATTGAATCAGCGTGTTTCCAATCGTTACGACTTCATCAACAACGAATCTAACAATACCATTAATTCTGTAAAGGAGATTTTTCACTGGCAGCAGGATTTTGATATCACAAAATATCCGATTTACAACCCATGGAGCAGCAGTGTACCTTACCGTGTAGATCAGGATCTTTTTCTGGAAAACGCATCCTTCTTAAAATTAAGATCTGTCTCTGTAGGATATGAAATAGCGGGACTTAAAGAAAAGGTCAAAAGACTCAGAAAAGCGTATGTGTATGTAACAGGAACAAACCTGCTCACCATTACCAAATTCACAGGTGTAGATCCTGAACTTATAGACTTTAATGGCTATTACTCCGGGTACGGACTTCCGTTATCACCGACATTTACGCTGGGTTTCAAGTTAGATCTCTAA
- a CDS encoding RagB/SusD family nutrient uptake outer membrane protein produces MKRYFNKKNVSCFLMLMTGLTGMITISCENKLDIDAANVASETKQWTDISDTRSSLMGLYGLTRAALQDNNAHWVYGEMRGKDFVSYKRSDLEAVYKNDLKASYPMISALSNWRRFYAVVNAASIFIERAPEVYAKDERYTELNLKYDIAQARAIRAFAYFYMVRIWGDVPLLTKSYDDGKFTEFGRTDQASVLAFASQELLKAAEDLPYLYGVNLQTYYGVTSVEWRGVLFNKLTAYALLAHIAAWQGKYIDADVFSKFVLDNYGKVGLFYSNISQLTGRTGIFSSSEKYSQLLNFQSSYAFNEATATGHIEQLTLAKPLTNKTMPDIFVPKDSVITIFNDPNDTRFGIDTISGLTRTNYFTNFSGEIPIFSKIKVIRDGDGDSDFNIFGSNLVFTRLEEITLLRAEAKAALGEISEARTLLNVIRTSRGLPAFHEGRTENIVDVIFEERRRELMGEGWRWYDIIRFNKLRKKDSNVVKLINDGGIYWPIATDVLRNNSQLVQNPYWK; encoded by the coding sequence ATGAAAAGATATTTTAATAAAAAGAATGTTTCCTGTTTTTTGATGTTGATGACAGGGTTGACAGGAATGATAACCATTTCCTGTGAAAATAAACTGGACATCGATGCTGCGAATGTTGCTTCTGAAACAAAACAATGGACGGATATTTCAGATACCCGCTCTTCGTTGATGGGGTTGTATGGCCTTACCAGAGCCGCATTACAGGATAATAATGCACATTGGGTTTATGGTGAGATGAGAGGTAAAGATTTTGTGTCTTACAAACGCTCTGATCTGGAGGCCGTTTACAAAAATGATTTAAAAGCATCGTATCCAATGATCTCCGCATTGTCAAACTGGAGAAGATTTTATGCTGTGGTAAATGCAGCTTCCATCTTCATAGAACGTGCTCCGGAGGTATATGCAAAAGATGAACGCTACACAGAGTTGAATCTTAAATATGATATCGCACAGGCACGTGCTATTCGTGCATTTGCCTATTTCTACATGGTTCGTATCTGGGGAGATGTGCCTTTGCTGACCAAATCCTATGATGACGGTAAATTTACAGAATTCGGAAGGACAGATCAGGCTTCCGTACTGGCTTTTGCAAGTCAGGAATTGTTAAAAGCGGCAGAAGATCTGCCTTACCTGTACGGGGTGAATCTACAGACCTATTACGGGGTCACATCCGTAGAATGGAGAGGTGTATTATTCAACAAGCTGACAGCGTATGCGCTCTTGGCACATATTGCGGCATGGCAGGGGAAATACATTGATGCAGATGTGTTTTCAAAATTTGTTTTGGATAATTACGGTAAAGTAGGCTTGTTCTATTCCAATATTTCTCAACTGACGGGTCGGACAGGAATTTTCTCTTCTTCAGAAAAATATTCGCAGTTGCTTAATTTTCAGTCCTCTTATGCCTTTAATGAGGCAACAGCTACCGGGCATATCGAACAGTTGACGCTGGCCAAGCCGTTGACAAACAAGACTATGCCGGATATTTTTGTCCCTAAGGACAGTGTGATTACCATTTTTAATGACCCTAATGATACCCGTTTTGGTATTGACACGATCTCAGGGCTGACAAGGACCAATTACTTTACAAACTTCAGTGGCGAGATTCCGATTTTCAGTAAGATCAAAGTGATCAGAGACGGAGACGGAGACAGTGATTTCAATATTTTCGGATCTAATCTGGTTTTCACCCGACTGGAAGAAATCACGCTGTTAAGAGCTGAAGCCAAAGCAGCCTTAGGAGAGATCAGTGAAGCCCGTACACTATTGAATGTGATCAGAACAAGCCGTGGATTACCGGCTTTTCATGAAGGAAGAACAGAGAATATTGTTGATGTAATCTTCGAAGAAAGACGGAGAGAGCTGATGGGTGAAGGCTGGAGATGGTATGATATCATTCGTTTCAATAAGCTAAGGAAAAAAGATTCCAACGTCGTAAAACTGATAAATGATGGAGGAATTTACTGGCCTATCGCTACAGATGTGCTAAGGAACAATTCACAACTTGTACAAAATCCATATTGGAAATAA
- a CDS encoding DUF5007 domain-containing protein — protein MNRNYISNTIKGALVLLSVILLSSCNKNLPDHLDALDNDVTYTTTTYEPVLGRTTLFNNNVNVGKNSTLPLDFKIYSIRTADGDPAPELTSKFPVKVWKKAYTGAETTLAEIESKREVQYRPLLEIQEKSGEITMWNPGRSSFVKNSPDPGYVFDVEISNTGGRKFARNLKLKPYKERPYEPSTIDPATGLSLRPYVFPSLMVNTVGERTGQFLGFGDMVVYFFKNEEQAGNSLTFSFVDSLNNYINPDKFNATNWEKLIHGFDMVKTNQKVTYKVAYPIPLINQRTDYTNIDGTRASVTFAYRRLGFGGGSVLARLGLDFAIFEEGNWEIQFRFTGESPRFTNE, from the coding sequence ATGAATAGAAATTATATAAGCAATACGATAAAAGGCGCTTTAGTTCTGTTATCTGTTATACTACTCTCTTCGTGTAATAAAAATCTGCCGGATCATCTGGATGCATTGGATAATGATGTGACATACACTACCACTACTTATGAGCCGGTATTAGGAAGAACCACTTTATTCAATAATAATGTGAATGTGGGTAAAAATTCTACCCTTCCTTTAGACTTTAAAATTTACAGTATCCGTACTGCTGACGGAGATCCTGCACCGGAACTAACCAGTAAATTTCCTGTCAAAGTATGGAAAAAAGCGTATACAGGAGCTGAAACTACATTGGCTGAGATCGAGAGTAAGCGTGAAGTGCAGTACAGACCTCTGTTAGAGATCCAGGAAAAATCCGGAGAGATCACGATGTGGAATCCGGGAAGATCCAGCTTCGTAAAGAATAGTCCTGATCCGGGTTATGTTTTCGATGTAGAGATAAGTAATACTGGAGGTCGCAAATTTGCAAGAAATCTGAAATTAAAGCCTTACAAAGAAAGACCTTACGAACCATCAACCATCGATCCTGCTACAGGATTGTCTCTTCGTCCGTATGTGTTTCCTTCTTTAATGGTCAATACCGTTGGCGAACGCACGGGGCAGTTTCTAGGCTTTGGAGATATGGTTGTTTATTTCTTTAAAAATGAAGAACAGGCCGGAAATTCCCTGACCTTCAGTTTTGTAGATTCTTTAAACAATTATATCAATCCGGATAAGTTTAATGCTACAAACTGGGAAAAACTGATTCACGGATTTGATATGGTCAAGACCAATCAGAAAGTAACGTATAAGGTTGCTTATCCTATTCCATTGATTAATCAGAGAACTGACTATACGAATATAGATGGTACAAGAGCCAGCGTGACCTTTGCATACAGACGACTTGGTTTCGGAGGGGGCAGTGTGCTGGCAAGACTAGGGTTAGATTTTGCAATTTTTGAAGAAGGCAATTGGGAAATTCAATTCCGTTTTACGGGCGAATCACCAAGATTTACTAATGAATAA
- a CDS encoding SusC/RagA family TonB-linked outer membrane protein codes for MKSIYIILCFVCTFCSSVAFAQNVTVRGIVKNSANGETLSDVSILIETPRRAIGTSGRDGSFAVTVPANSTLLFTFQGTQVRQKIEAGRTVYNINMAIKENVINEVEVTVGYQARKKTSFTGSAVVISGKEIQDQPAANFTDLLQGKVAGLNVQLNNGTPGVRGSMAIRGISNINVQGSGDNAFLTPTSPLFVIDGIPIEDNANYEYGFQSAGPGISPIAMIPTEDIEDITVLKDAQATALYGSKGAYGVILVTTKRGRSKVPIVSYESKLFINAVPGLRNVIGGKGERYLRLQQILGYDSTYNSALQHINDSPMLADSLNAFYNNSTDWQSYFYRPTVNNSQNVNISGGDQAFNYKVNTGYYDENGIIKNTGFTRYSLQMNMQYMPSSKFRLMAYLNSSLAKNSTGSGNALQQSGVGSSANTSSLLPSPSLFTGSSDALAALNVLNDSKTGNLSSQVEIQYEPIPGVRASSTLNYNYLRGTQDRFTQGALNADKSEVYSYNDRTNTLYNRNLLAYNKTFAEKHNLSVYGFAEFEVVNKRGDEMSITGTPNDQITVGLGYDTRNQKGGTLYKITQEKRTVGYAGSFSYNYDEKYYIDFTYRVDGTSTTGGLNPWTYLPTGGLRWNFSNEKFAENWDWLSLGSIRGTWGKNIIPVGTIYDVYGKYFQDGRTYNNQPTVSIDLGAIPNVNLQPQTKTTLNLATDWAFFNNNLTFTYEYYYSQSDKMLRKKLISTENAFEAVNSNETSVVNRGHEFQFNYRPLNNKTWSLSFNGNFAINQDITAALPDGVRQLLIKDESNYYQDILYQLGTNTLSNVLFHYRGVYRTDDDVPVDPRTGMKYRTGGIFGADREFRAGDPIWTDLNGDYILDEKDLVVVGNSQPKVTGGFGAFIKYKQFSLQTNFVFTIKRDILNNALADRFRSYSNPRGLVTYDGNGKPIMPGALVPLSQYNIWTQPGDDAYYPNPFDFIRNELNDFYRYNQTLFQEDGSYLKFNSATFSYNFDREWTRRMGISGARVYFSGNNIYTFSKYSGPDPELVSDLGRDSSKGYPRARNYTLGLSVQF; via the coding sequence ATGAAAAGTATATATATTATTTTATGTTTTGTGTGCACGTTCTGTAGTTCCGTTGCTTTTGCGCAGAATGTTACAGTGAGGGGGATTGTGAAGAATAGTGCAAATGGCGAAACACTAAGTGATGTCTCTATTTTGATAGAAACACCAAGAAGAGCAATCGGTACTTCCGGAAGAGACGGATCTTTTGCCGTGACTGTTCCTGCGAATTCCACATTGTTATTTACATTTCAGGGAACACAGGTTCGCCAGAAAATAGAAGCCGGAAGAACCGTGTACAATATCAACATGGCTATTAAGGAAAATGTGATAAACGAAGTAGAGGTGACCGTAGGATATCAGGCACGTAAGAAGACATCCTTTACAGGATCTGCAGTAGTCATTTCCGGAAAAGAAATACAGGATCAACCCGCTGCAAACTTTACCGATTTACTACAGGGAAAGGTTGCCGGACTTAATGTACAGTTGAATAACGGTACTCCCGGAGTTCGCGGATCCATGGCTATCCGTGGTATTTCCAATATCAATGTGCAGGGATCGGGAGATAATGCTTTCCTGACACCCACATCTCCTTTGTTTGTTATTGATGGTATTCCGATCGAAGATAACGCAAATTACGAATATGGTTTTCAGTCGGCAGGCCCTGGTATCAGTCCTATAGCCATGATTCCTACTGAAGATATTGAAGACATTACCGTATTAAAGGATGCACAGGCAACTGCACTTTACGGATCAAAAGGTGCATATGGTGTAATCCTGGTGACGACCAAGCGCGGACGTTCTAAAGTGCCGATTGTATCTTACGAGAGTAAACTGTTTATTAATGCGGTACCGGGATTGAGAAACGTAATAGGAGGAAAAGGGGAACGTTATCTTCGTTTGCAACAGATACTTGGTTACGATTCAACCTATAATTCTGCATTGCAGCATATCAATGATTCGCCCATGCTGGCGGACAGTTTGAACGCTTTCTATAATAACTCTACAGACTGGCAATCCTATTTTTACAGACCGACTGTCAATAATAGCCAGAATGTGAATATATCCGGAGGGGATCAGGCCTTCAACTATAAAGTGAACACCGGCTATTATGATGAAAATGGTATTATCAAAAATACTGGATTTACACGCTATTCTCTTCAAATGAATATGCAATATATGCCTTCTTCTAAATTTAGATTAATGGCATATCTGAACAGCTCTTTAGCTAAAAACAGTACAGGATCAGGCAATGCGCTGCAGCAGTCGGGTGTCGGCAGCTCGGCTAATACTTCTTCTCTGTTGCCATCACCGTCCTTATTTACAGGGAGTAGTGATGCACTGGCAGCCCTCAATGTCCTCAATGACAGTAAAACCGGTAATCTCTCTTCTCAGGTAGAAATTCAGTATGAGCCTATACCTGGTGTACGGGCGTCATCTACGCTTAATTACAATTACCTCAGAGGGACACAGGATCGTTTTACACAAGGTGCTTTGAATGCGGATAAATCTGAAGTGTACTCTTATAATGACAGGACCAATACATTGTACAATAGAAATCTATTGGCCTATAACAAGACGTTTGCTGAAAAACATAATCTGAGTGTATACGGGTTTGCTGAATTTGAAGTGGTAAATAAGAGAGGAGATGAAATGAGTATTACGGGTACACCAAATGATCAGATAACAGTCGGATTAGGATATGATACCCGCAATCAGAAAGGTGGAACATTATATAAAATCACACAGGAAAAAAGAACGGTCGGTTATGCCGGAAGTTTCTCATACAATTACGATGAAAAATACTATATAGATTTTACATACAGGGTCGACGGTACATCTACTACAGGAGGGCTCAATCCGTGGACATATCTTCCTACAGGAGGACTTCGCTGGAACTTCAGTAACGAAAAATTTGCTGAAAACTGGGATTGGTTATCGCTGGGATCCATAAGAGGTACTTGGGGTAAGAATATCATCCCCGTAGGTACCATTTATGATGTGTATGGTAAGTATTTTCAGGATGGCAGAACCTACAATAACCAGCCCACCGTATCTATTGATCTAGGAGCGATACCTAACGTGAACCTGCAGCCACAGACGAAAACAACACTCAATTTGGCTACAGACTGGGCCTTCTTCAATAACAATCTGACATTCACATATGAGTATTATTACAGCCAGAGTGATAAAATGTTAAGGAAAAAACTAATATCTACAGAGAATGCGTTTGAAGCGGTTAATTCCAATGAGACCAGCGTTGTTAACAGAGGACATGAATTCCAGTTTAACTACAGACCACTTAACAACAAAACATGGTCTCTGTCCTTCAACGGAAACTTTGCCATCAACCAGGATATTACAGCAGCATTGCCGGATGGTGTAAGGCAACTGTTGATCAAAGATGAATCCAACTATTATCAGGATATTCTTTACCAATTGGGAACCAATACATTATCTAACGTATTATTTCACTACAGAGGTGTTTACAGAACAGATGATGATGTGCCTGTAGATCCGCGTACCGGAATGAAATACCGTACCGGCGGAATCTTTGGTGCAGACAGAGAATTCAGAGCAGGTGATCCGATATGGACCGATCTGAATGGTGACTATATTCTGGATGAAAAAGATCTGGTTGTAGTTGGTAACTCGCAGCCTAAAGTAACAGGAGGTTTTGGTGCATTTATTAAATACAAACAATTCTCCCTGCAAACAAACTTTGTTTTCACAATCAAACGTGATATCCTGAACAATGCGCTGGCGGATCGTTTCAGAAGCTATTCTAACCCCAGAGGACTGGTTACTTATGACGGCAATGGCAAACCGATTATGCCGGGAGCATTAGTGCCGCTTAGTCAGTACAATATCTGGACACAACCGGGAGATGATGCCTATTACCCGAATCCGTTTGATTTTATCCGAAATGAACTGAATGATTTTTACAGATATAACCAAACCCTGTTCCAGGAAGACGGATCATATCTGAAGTTCAATTCGGCAACATTTTCCTACAACTTTGACAGAGAGTGGACCAGACGTATGGGAATTTCAGGTGCCCGAGTTTATTTCTCCGGCAATAATATCTACACATTCTCGAAGTATTCAGGACCAGATCCGGAGTTAGTCTCCGATTTAGGAAGAGACTCGTCAAAGGGATATCCGAGAGCACGTAATTATACATTAGGTTTAAGTGTCCAATTTTAA
- a CDS encoding RagB/SusD family nutrient uptake outer membrane protein yields MKRLLYIGFTLITTLFVTSCGKDFLNVTPIDNLSGNNYWKTKADFEQFTGGIYSTFREATMRQIFFPATGDFRCAPINRAPGSNGAGATFNHLTYLKFNDLKSLFAQYYKPERAFGENNDYFGFQQVRKWNNFFLMVQKANILYYQLENVESGILSEADIKKYKAEAVFLRNLAYFFMVRVWGDVPYYTQAFHSTPSPRVNFVEVLQKGIADMSAHYKDLPWTYEDQSIVAIRAMRGSAIALMMHMNMWVAGFSSNKAPFYEATAALGKEIMEENGGAYTLLPLERTKEIFKGRTKEGLFEIAQNFNYGESFHLSSTFSDYVLRAPNKVVTRSYIYYSSKFLEKLYPPGERDLRKSYWFDEFMYNTEGQFQMLKFVNVFMEEGEDNNPDDNQVVFRYNDAIMLRAEALAELERDGEAKLVINEVRRRAGAKEAASENGKDLKDLIWYERARELMGEGHWFYDLVRTRKVINAEYTEAPMSVDAFNRGGWTWPIDQSAFANNPFMTYNAYWN; encoded by the coding sequence ATGAAACGATTATTATACATAGGTTTTACGCTGATTACCACATTATTTGTGACATCATGTGGAAAGGACTTTCTAAATGTAACACCAATCGATAACCTCTCCGGTAATAATTATTGGAAAACTAAGGCCGATTTTGAACAATTCACAGGAGGGATCTATTCCACTTTCAGAGAAGCGACAATGCGTCAGATCTTTTTTCCGGCTACCGGAGATTTCAGATGTGCGCCTATTAACAGAGCTCCCGGATCCAACGGTGCTGGTGCGACATTCAATCATCTGACCTATTTAAAGTTCAATGATCTCAAAAGCTTATTCGCACAGTATTATAAACCGGAGCGCGCATTTGGAGAGAACAATGATTATTTTGGTTTTCAGCAGGTCCGTAAATGGAATAATTTTTTCCTCATGGTACAGAAGGCCAATATTCTGTACTACCAGTTAGAGAATGTAGAAAGCGGAATCCTGTCTGAGGCGGACATCAAAAAATATAAAGCTGAGGCGGTATTTTTACGTAATCTGGCTTATTTCTTTATGGTCAGAGTATGGGGAGACGTTCCGTATTATACACAAGCTTTTCATAGTACCCCAAGTCCCCGCGTAAATTTTGTAGAAGTATTGCAAAAAGGTATTGCAGATATGTCTGCCCATTATAAAGATCTGCCCTGGACATACGAAGATCAATCTATTGTGGCGATACGGGCGATGAGAGGAAGTGCTATTGCGCTGATGATGCATATGAATATGTGGGTAGCCGGATTTTCATCCAACAAAGCTCCGTTTTATGAAGCTACAGCAGCATTGGGAAAAGAAATAATGGAAGAAAATGGTGGCGCTTATACCTTATTACCACTGGAAAGAACCAAGGAGATCTTTAAAGGTCGTACTAAAGAAGGGCTATTCGAAATTGCACAAAACTTTAACTACGGAGAGTCTTTCCATTTGTCATCTACTTTTTCTGACTATGTATTGCGTGCACCAAATAAGGTTGTTACACGGTCATATATCTATTACTCCAGTAAGTTCTTGGAAAAACTTTATCCTCCTGGAGAGCGTGATCTGAGAAAATCATACTGGTTTGACGAATTTATGTACAATACAGAAGGTCAGTTTCAGATGTTGAAATTTGTCAATGTCTTTATGGAAGAAGGGGAAGATAACAACCCGGATGATAATCAGGTCGTTTTTCGCTATAATGATGCTATCATGCTGCGCGCAGAAGCATTGGCAGAGCTGGAAAGAGACGGAGAAGCCAAACTGGTTATCAATGAGGTGCGTAGAAGAGCCGGAGCTAAAGAAGCTGCTTCTGAAAATGGAAAAGACCTCAAAGATCTGATCTGGTACGAACGCGCCAGAGAATTGATGGGGGAAGGGCATTGGTTCTATGATCTGGTACGAACCAGAAAAGTCATCAACGCCGAATATACAGAAGCGCCAATGTCTGTAGATGCTTTTAATAGAGGAGGATGGACCTGGCCTATCGATCAATCTGCTTTTGCAAATAATCCTTTTATGACATACAATGCTTATTGGAACTAA